The Actinomadura sp. WMMB 499 genome includes a window with the following:
- a CDS encoding amino acid adenylation domain-containing protein, translated as MPLSYAQQRMWFLNRLEEAGAGAGYNVPLALRLSGDLDVAALEAALADVAARHEPLRTLFPEVDGVPRQQILDGPAARPSLHVEESTEERLAEAAAGEISRGFDLARELPWRARLLVPSPSEAALVVVAHHIAVDGWSMGVLEADLRTAYAARAGGAAPAWEPLPVQYADYALWQREVLGDPGDPGSLISAQLDHWREALAGAPEELPLPADRPRPATASFRGAEIPVRVDAATHDGLDAAARRHGVTMFMVAQAALAVLLSKVGAGTDVPIGTPIAGRSDAALDDLAGLFLNTLVLRTDVSGDPTFAELLARVRETDLAAFAHQDVPFERLVEALSPARSLARHPLFQVMLAFQNIPDADAPLDLPGLRVRPLMPAESVTAKFDLSLTLSERRDEHGTPAGIEGGLQYATDLFDAETARSLVQRLVAVLEQVASDPDVHVSGIEVLSEDERRLVVEGWNATARPVAGVSLVELFEERVAGAPDAVAVVAGGVVWTYGELNARANGVAHALAGSGSLVGVRMERSPELVAVLLGVLKAGAAYVPLDVSHPQERIAAVMAEAGVSVVVTGEDVFEPVEENPRVHIRAEDLAYVMYTSGSTGVPKGVAVTHGNVAAFCLDTAWRDDVVESVLVQANHAFDASTYEIWTPLLRGGRLVVAPSGDLDAAERGRLIAGHRVTNVHATAGLFRVLAEQSPEIFAGVREVSTGGDVVSSAAVQALLRTHPGLVVRTTYGPTEATAFATHLAFGAGDRVPASLPIGVPMDNTRAYVLDEFLRPVAPGVVGELYLAGHGLARGYASRPALTGERFVADPFVPGRMYRTGDLARWSGEGVLEFAGRADEQVKIRGFRIEPAEVEAVLAAHEGVVQVAVIAREDQPGVKRLVAYVVGDADGTVLREFAAVRLPDYMVPAAFVALDQIPVTRNGKLDRAALPAPDLAGRASGRGPATPAEEILAGLFAEVLGVERVGADDSFFDLGGDSLLAMRLIAGIRRVLDAEIGIRELFGAPTVEGLARLADEARGAGVRPALTAARERPETIPLSYAQQRMWFLNRLEEAGAGAGYNVPLALRLSGDLDVAALEAALGDVADRHETLRTVFPEAAGIPRQEVLDGADGRPVLRVDDIAESDLPDVATAEMERGFDLTREPPWRARLLVPSPDESVLVITAHHIAVDGWSMDVLVRDLGAAYAARSGGEAPAWEPLPVQYADYALWQRQLLGDPGDPESLLAEHIGHWREALDGLPEELALPVDRPRPSAATFRGAIVPLETDADVHARLSELARRQGVTMFMVAQAAVAVLLSKVGAGDDVPVGTAVAGRGDAALEDLAGFFVNTLVLRTDVSGDPTFAELLARVRDTDLAAFAHQDVPFERLVEDLNPPRSLSRHPLFQVMLTLQNLPQGDRDLDLAGVRARPFAGDEPGEQAAKFDLSFSLTEHRDEDGAPAGIDGGVQYATDLFDECTARALAARLERVLEQGAADPDVHVSGIEVLSEDERRLVVEGWNDTARPVAGVSLVELFEECVVRAPDAVAVVADGVVWTYAELNARANGVAHALAGSGSLVGVRMERSPELVAVLLGVLKAGAAYVPLDVSHPQERIAAVMAEAGVSVVVTGEDVFEPVEENPRVHIRAEDLAYVMYTSGSTGVPKGVAVTHGNVVAFCLDSAWRDEVVESVLVQANHAFDASTFEIWTPLLRGGRLVVAPAGDLDAAERGRLIAEHRVTNVHATAGLFRVLAEQSPEIFAGVREVSTGGDVVSSAAVQALLRTHPDLVVRTTYGPTEATAFATHLAFGAGDRVPAAVPIGRPLDNTRAYVLDERLSPVPPGVVGELYLAGHGLARGYASRPALTGERFVANPFVPGRMYRTGDLARWTGDGVLEFAGRADEQVKIRGFRIEPAEIEAVLTAHPDVRQAVVIAREDGPDARRLVAYVVGTGAGTDLREFAAARLPEYMVPAAFVTLDTISVTANGKLDRAALPAPATVDAGPGREPATRVEEILCGLFAEALGVERVGPDDSFFALGGDSLLAMRLIARIRAVLDAEVGIRGLFAAPTPAAVAEAVAAGGGPAGDFDPVLPLRPDGDAPPVFFVHSGGGLAWNYAEPVRHLPPGRPAYGIQARGLDGTTEPPASIAEMAAEYAERIRVVRPSGPYHLAGWSFGGVVAHAVATRLQDLGERVELLAILDGYPHEGPALGSDPGGAPHPPPDGPPGADGSPGADVPPGADVPPGADVAALAVVQRVADTNMRLAADHMPAVFQGDVVLVVATRARPRHLPAERAEEVWRPYASGAVEAHRVDADHHGLLAPEPAALIGRLLSAKLAENDERPI; from the coding sequence ATCCCGCTCTCGTACGCGCAGCAGCGGATGTGGTTCCTCAACCGGCTGGAGGAAGCCGGTGCCGGCGCGGGATACAACGTCCCGCTGGCGCTCCGGCTTTCCGGCGACCTGGACGTCGCCGCGCTCGAAGCGGCCCTTGCCGACGTTGCCGCCCGCCACGAGCCGCTCCGCACACTGTTCCCGGAGGTCGACGGCGTACCGCGGCAGCAGATCCTGGACGGCCCCGCGGCGCGCCCGAGCCTGCACGTGGAGGAGAGCACCGAGGAGCGGCTGGCCGAGGCGGCCGCCGGAGAGATCTCCCGCGGATTCGACCTCGCCCGCGAACTGCCCTGGCGCGCCCGGCTGCTGGTGCCGTCCCCGTCGGAGGCGGCGCTCGTCGTGGTGGCGCACCACATCGCGGTGGACGGCTGGTCGATGGGCGTCCTCGAAGCCGACCTCCGGACGGCCTACGCCGCCCGCGCCGGCGGCGCGGCCCCCGCCTGGGAGCCGCTGCCCGTCCAGTACGCCGACTACGCGCTGTGGCAGCGCGAGGTCCTCGGTGACCCCGGCGACCCCGGCAGCCTCATCTCCGCCCAGCTCGACCACTGGCGGGAGGCCCTCGCGGGCGCGCCGGAGGAACTCCCGCTGCCCGCCGACCGGCCCCGCCCGGCCACCGCGTCGTTCCGCGGCGCCGAGATCCCGGTGCGGGTGGACGCGGCGACGCACGACGGCCTCGACGCGGCGGCCCGGCGGCACGGCGTCACGATGTTCATGGTGGCGCAGGCCGCGCTCGCCGTGCTGCTGTCGAAGGTCGGCGCGGGTACCGACGTCCCGATCGGCACCCCGATCGCCGGCCGCAGCGACGCCGCCCTCGACGACCTCGCCGGGCTGTTCCTCAATACCCTGGTGCTGCGGACGGACGTGAGCGGCGACCCGACGTTCGCCGAGCTGCTGGCCCGCGTCCGGGAAACGGACCTGGCGGCGTTCGCGCACCAGGACGTCCCGTTCGAGCGTCTCGTCGAGGCACTCAGCCCCGCCCGCTCGCTCGCCCGCCACCCGCTCTTCCAGGTCATGCTGGCGTTCCAGAACATCCCGGACGCCGATGCCCCGCTCGACCTGCCCGGCCTGCGGGTGCGTCCGCTCATGCCGGCCGAGAGCGTGACGGCCAAGTTCGACCTGTCGCTGACCCTGTCCGAGCGCCGCGACGAGCACGGGACGCCCGCCGGGATCGAAGGCGGGCTCCAGTACGCGACGGACCTTTTCGACGCGGAGACGGCCCGCTCGCTCGTCCAGCGGCTTGTCGCGGTGCTCGAACAGGTGGCGTCGGACCCGGACGTGCACGTCTCCGGGATCGAGGTGCTGTCGGAGGATGAGCGGCGGCTGGTGGTGGAGGGATGGAACGCCACGGCTCGTCCGGTGGCGGGTGTGTCGTTGGTGGAGTTGTTCGAGGAGCGGGTGGCGGGGGCGCCGGATGCGGTGGCGGTGGTCGCGGGCGGTGTGGTGTGGACGTATGGGGAGTTGAACGCTCGCGCTAATGGGGTCGCGCACGCGCTGGCCGGGAGCGGTTCGCTGGTGGGTGTGCGGATGGAGCGTTCGCCGGAGTTGGTGGCGGTGTTGCTGGGTGTGTTGAAGGCGGGTGCGGCGTATGTGCCGCTGGATGTCTCGCACCCGCAGGAGCGGATCGCGGCGGTGATGGCCGAGGCCGGGGTGTCGGTGGTGGTCACCGGTGAGGACGTGTTCGAGCCGGTGGAGGAGAACCCGCGTGTTCACATTCGGGCGGAGGATCTGGCGTATGTGATGTACACGTCGGGTTCGACGGGTGTGCCGAAGGGTGTGGCGGTCACGCACGGGAACGTCGCGGCGTTCTGCCTCGACACCGCCTGGCGGGACGATGTCGTGGAAAGCGTCTTGGTCCAGGCGAACCATGCGTTCGATGCGTCGACGTATGAGATCTGGACGCCGTTGCTGCGTGGTGGTCGGCTGGTGGTCGCGCCGTCGGGTGATCTGGATGCGGCCGAGCGGGGGCGGTTGATCGCCGGGCATCGGGTCACCAACGTGCATGCGACGGCCGGTCTGTTCCGGGTGCTGGCCGAGCAGTCGCCGGAGATCTTCGCGGGTGTCCGTGAGGTGTCGACGGGCGGGGACGTGGTGTCGTCCGCGGCCGTGCAAGCCCTGCTGCGAACCCACCCGGGGCTGGTCGTGCGGACGACTTATGGCCCGACCGAGGCGACCGCGTTCGCGACGCATCTGGCCTTCGGGGCCGGTGACCGGGTTCCGGCGTCGTTGCCGATCGGGGTTCCGATGGACAACACCCGCGCCTACGTGCTGGACGAGTTCTTACGCCCGGTCGCTCCGGGCGTGGTGGGTGAGTTGTACCTCGCGGGCCATGGTCTGGCGCGCGGGTATGCGTCGCGTCCGGCGTTGACGGGTGAGCGGTTCGTCGCGGACCCCTTCGTCCCGGGCCGGATGTATCGCACCGGTGACCTGGCCCGCTGGAGTGGCGAGGGTGTCCTGGAGTTCGCGGGGCGTGCCGACGAGCAGGTCAAGATCCGGGGGTTCCGGATCGAGCCCGCCGAAGTCGAAGCCGTCCTTGCCGCGCATGAGGGCGTCGTCCAGGTGGCTGTGATCGCTCGGGAGGATCAGCCGGGTGTGAAGCGTCTCGTGGCCTACGTGGTCGGTGACGCGGACGGGACCGTGCTTCGGGAGTTCGCGGCCGTGCGGCTGCCCGACTACATGGTCCCGGCGGCGTTCGTCGCCCTCGATCAGATCCCGGTGACGCGGAACGGCAAGCTCGACCGGGCTGCGCTGCCCGCCCCCGACCTCGCGGGACGCGCGTCCGGGCGGGGGCCCGCCACCCCGGCCGAAGAGATCCTGGCCGGCCTGTTCGCCGAGGTGCTGGGTGTCGAGCGGGTCGGTGCGGACGACTCGTTCTTCGACCTCGGCGGCGACTCGCTCCTTGCGATGCGGCTCATCGCCGGGATCCGCCGGGTGCTGGACGCCGAGATCGGGATCCGGGAACTGTTCGGAGCCCCGACCGTCGAAGGGCTGGCGCGGCTCGCGGACGAGGCGCGCGGCGCGGGCGTCCGCCCGGCCCTGACCGCCGCCCGGGAGCGCCCGGAGACGATCCCGCTCTCGTACGCGCAGCAGCGGATGTGGTTCCTCAACCGGCTGGAGGAAGCCGGTGCCGGCGCGGGATACAACGTCCCGCTGGCGCTCCGGCTTTCCGGCGACCTGGACGTCGCCGCGCTCGAAGCGGCCCTCGGTGACGTCGCGGATCGGCACGAGACGCTCCGCACGGTCTTCCCGGAAGCCGCCGGCATCCCGCGGCAGGAGGTCTTGGACGGCGCGGACGGCCGGCCGGTCCTGCGGGTGGACGACATCGCGGAGAGTGATCTGCCGGACGTCGCCACCGCCGAGATGGAACGAGGGTTCGACCTGACCCGGGAACCGCCGTGGCGGGCGCGGCTGCTGGTTCCGTCGCCCGACGAGTCGGTCCTGGTGATAACGGCGCACCACATCGCCGTCGACGGCTGGTCGATGGACGTCCTCGTGCGCGACCTCGGCGCCGCCTACGCGGCCCGGTCGGGCGGCGAGGCCCCGGCGTGGGAGCCGCTTCCCGTCCAGTACGCCGACTACGCGCTGTGGCAGCGCCAGTTGCTCGGCGACCCCGGCGACCCCGAAAGCCTTCTCGCCGAGCACATCGGGCACTGGCGCGAGGCGCTGGACGGGCTGCCCGAGGAGCTGGCACTCCCGGTCGACCGGCCCCGCCCGTCGGCGGCGACGTTCCGCGGTGCGATCGTCCCGTTGGAGACGGACGCCGACGTGCACGCCCGTCTATCCGAGTTGGCGCGGCGGCAGGGCGTGACGATGTTCATGGTGGCGCAGGCCGCGGTGGCGGTGCTGCTGTCGAAGGTCGGCGCGGGCGACGACGTTCCGGTCGGCACGGCCGTCGCGGGTCGTGGGGACGCGGCGCTGGAGGACCTGGCCGGGTTCTTCGTGAATACGCTGGTGCTGCGGACGGACGTGAGCGGCGACCCGACGTTCGCCGAGCTGCTGGCCCGCGTCCGGGACACCGACCTGGCGGCCTTCGCGCACCAGGACGTCCCGTTCGAGCGGCTCGTCGAGGACCTCAACCCGCCGCGTTCCCTTTCCCGGCACCCGCTCTTCCAGGTGATGCTGACGCTGCAGAACCTGCCGCAGGGCGACCGCGACCTCGATCTCGCCGGAGTGCGCGCCCGGCCGTTCGCCGGGGACGAACCGGGGGAGCAGGCGGCCAAGTTCGATCTCTCGTTCAGCCTCACCGAGCATCGCGACGAGGACGGGGCCCCCGCCGGGATCGACGGCGGTGTCCAGTACGCGACCGATCTGTTCGACGAGTGCACCGCCCGCGCGCTCGCCGCGCGCCTCGAACGCGTCCTGGAGCAGGGCGCCGCCGACCCGGACGTGCACGTCTCCGGGATCGAGGTGCTGTCGGAGGATGAGCGGCGGCTGGTGGTGGAGGGGTGGAACGACACGGCTCGTCCGGTGGCGGGTGTGTCGTTGGTGGAGTTGTTCGAGGAGTGTGTGGTGCGGGCGCCGGATGCGGTGGCGGTGGTCGCGGACGGTGTGGTGTGGACGTATGCGGAGTTGAACGCTCGCGCTAATGGGGTCGCGCATGCGCTGGCCGGGAGCGGTTCGCTGGTGGGTGTGCGGATGGAGCGTTCGCCGGAGTTGGTGGCGGTGTTGCTGGGTGTGTTGAAGGCGGGTGCGGCGTATGTGCCGCTGGATGTCTCGCATCCGCAGGAGCGGATCGCGGCGGTGATGGCCGAGGCCGGTGTGTCGGTGGTGGTCACCGGTGAGGATGTGTTCGAGCCGGTGGAGGAGAACCCGCGTGTTCACATTCGGGCGGAGGATCTGGCGTATGTGATGTACACGTCGGGTTCGACGGGTGTGCCGAAGGGTGTGGCGGTCACGCACGGGAACGTGGTGGCGTTCTGCCTCGATTCGGCGTGGCGGGACGAGGTCGTCGAATCCGTCCTGGTGCAGGCCAACCATGCGTTCGATGCGTCCACGTTCGAGATCTGGACGCCGCTGCTGCGCGGCGGTCGGCTGGTGGTCGCGCCTGCGGGCGACCTCGACGCGGCCGAGCGGGGGCGGTTGATCGCTGAGCATCGGGTCACCAACGTGCATGCGACGGCCGGTCTGTTCCGGGTGCTGGCCGAGCAGTCGCCGGAGATCTTCGCGGGTGTCCGTGAGGTGTCGACGGGCGGGGACGTGGTGTCGTCCGCGGCGGTGCAAGCCCTGCTGCGAACCCACCCGGATCTGGTCGTGCGGACGACTTATGGCCCGACCGAGGCGACCGCGTTCGCGACGCATCTGGCCTTCGGGGCCGGTGACCGGGTTCCGGCGGCGGTTCCCATCGGCCGTCCGCTCGACAACACCCGCGCTTACGTGCTCGACGAGCGGCTGTCCCCGGTTCCTCCGGGCGTGGTGGGTGAGTTGTACCTCGCGGGCCATGGTCTGGCGCGCGGGTATGCGTCCCGGCCCGCGTTGACGGGTGAACGGTTCGTCGCGAACCCCTTCGTCCCGGGCCGCATGTACCGCACCGGTGACCTGGCCCGCTGGACCGGCGACGGTGTCCTGGAGTTCGCGGGACGCGCCGACGAGCAGGTCAAGATTCGGGGGTTCCGCATCGAACCCGCCGAGATCGAAGCCGTCCTGACCGCGCACCCCGACGTCCGCCAGGCCGTCGTCATCGCCCGCGAGGACGGCCCGGACGCCCGGCGGCTCGTCGCCTACGTGGTCGGGACCGGCGCCGGTACCGACCTTCGCGAGTTCGCCGCCGCCCGCCTGCCCGAGTACATGGTCCCGGCCGCGTTCGTCACCCTCGACACGATCTCGGTCACCGCGAACGGCAAGCTCGACCGCGCCGCGCTGCCGGCGCCCGCCACCGTCGATGCCGGGCCCGGACGCGAGCCGGCGACCCGGGTGGAGGAGATCCTCTGCGGCCTGTTCGCCGAGGCACTCGGTGTCGAGCGCGTCGGGCCGGACGACTCGTTCTTCGCCCTCGGTGGCGACTCGCTGCTCGCGATGCGGCTGATCGCCCGGATCCGGGCCGTCCTGGACGCCGAGGTCGGCATCCGGGGGCTGTTCGCCGCGCCCACGCCCGCCGCGGTGGCCGAGGCCGTCGCGGCGGGGGGCGGCCCCGCGGGGGACTTCGACCCGGTCCTGCCGCTGCGCCCGGACGGTGACGCGCCCCCGGTCTTCTTCGTCCACTCGGGTGGGGGACTCGCCTGGAACTACGCGGAGCCGGTCCGGCACCTGCCGCCGGGACGCCCCGCCTACGGCATCCAGGCGCGCGGCCTGGACGGGACGACGGAGCCGCCGGCGAGCATCGCGGAGATGGCCGCCGAGTACGCCGAGCGCATCCGCGTGGTGCGGCCTTCCGGGCCGTACCACCTCGCGGGCTGGTCGTTCGGCGGGGTGGTCGCGCACGCGGTCGCGACACGGCTGCAGGACCTCGGGGAGCGGGTCGAGCTGCTGGCGATCCTCGACGGCTACCCCCACGAGGGCCCCGCCCTAGGCTCCGACCCCGGCGGCGCCCCCCACCCGCCCCCGGACGGCCCGCCCGGCGCGGACGGCTCGCCCGGCGCGGACGTTCCGCCCGGCGCGGACGTTCCGCCCGGCGCCGATGTGGCGGCGCTTGCGGTGGTGCAGCGGGTCGCCGACACCAACATGCGGCTCGCCGCCGACCACATGCCCGCGGTGTTCCAGGGTGACGTCGTGCTGGTGGTGGCCACCCGCGCGCGGCCGCGGCACCTGCCTGCGGAGCGCGCGGAGGAGGTGTGGCGGCCCTACGCGTCCGGTGCCGTCGAGGCGCACCGGGTGGACGCCGATCACCACGGGCTGCTCGCACCGGAGCCCGCCGCGCTGATCGGGCGGCTGCTGTCCGCGAAGCTCGCCGAGAACGACGAGCGACCCATCTAA